ATCAGGAGTCAGTATTCTCCGAGCCAGTATTCAGGAGATTGCTTTTATTTATTCTCCCCACTTCCCCACTTCCCCACTCCCTACTTCTCAACCCCTCAATAATTACCGACCACTGAAAAGAGAATCCCTAGAAGATCATGTCATCTTTACCGACTCCATCTGCTGATACCTTAGAAAATTCTACTCGATCGCCCTCTTGGAAAATTAAACTCCTCTACGATGGAGAATGTCCCCTCTGCTTGCGGGAGGTTAATTTTCTGCAAAAACGGGATGCTGGGAGAGGATTAGTTGCTTTTGTCGATATTGCCGCCGAAAACTATAATCCGGAGGAAAATGGCGGTATTTCCTTCGCGGCGGCCATGGGACGAATCCACGCTGTACTAGCCGATGGTACTATCCTCCAAAATGTGGAAGTGTTTCGCCAAGTCTATGATATTTTGGGCATCGGTTG
This Microcystis wesenbergii NRERC-220 DNA region includes the following protein-coding sequences:
- a CDS encoding thiol-disulfide oxidoreductase DCC family protein, with the translated sequence MSSLPTPSADTLENSTRSPSWKIKLLYDGECPLCLREVNFLQKRDAGRGLVAFVDIAAENYNPEENGGISFAAAMGRIHAVLADGTILQNVEVFRQVYDILGIGWIYAATKWPVIGFLVDIIYEIWASWRLTLTGRPNVKTILAERQKRLECNSSNRCSQ